CCATTGTAAATAAGCTTCTAGCAAGTTTTGCAGAAAGTTTTGATGTTTGCTGGCTTGAGAAGGCTCATGGCTTAGTGGAACAGGCCATTGTGGAAAGTAAACAGAAATTGTTGGAAAAAGAACCTCTTATATATCTCTCCTTTAGTCTTGCTAAATGTGGTTTATCAATTCCAGCATCAACTATTATAAGAAGGTTGATAGAAATGGAATTATATCCTCCTGTGACTGCTTGGTCTGCAATTGTCGGTCACATGTCGCAAACAGCTCCTGGAGCTTACCTTGCTGCTGAGTTGATCCTTGAGATAGGTTACTTGTTCCAAGATGGCAGGGTGGACCCACGCAAGAAGAGTAATGCACCTTTGATTGCTATGAAACCTAATACAACTTCTGTTAATATTGCTTTGGCTGGGTGTCTCTTGTTTGGTAAAACAAGGAAAGCGGAGCAGCTCCTCGACATGATGCCTCACATTTCTATCAAAGTCAATGCAACTTTATTGATCACAGTGGCACATATATATGAGAGGAATGGGAGAAGAGAAGAACTGAAGAAACTTAAGAGACATGTAGATGAAGCTTATAGTTTAAGCGATATTCAATTTCGGCAGTTCTATACTTGTTTACTAACATGTCACTTGAAATTTGGGGACCTTGAATCTGCTTCCAACATGGTTTTGAAAATGCTTCAGAAAGCAAAGGAAGCACGCAACTCTCTTGCTGCAGCAACACTACTCATTCGAGATAAATCCAAGTCCTCTACAGGGCAGTTTTCTCAGGAAAGTCTGAACCTCAGATATGGCCTAGAGAAAAATAGATCAACTGGAGTTTGTATGATATCTTATGAAGAGTTCTCTAAAGACCGAAACTTTTTGAAACTTGAAGCAGAGGCAAAGGAGCTACTTGGTTCTTTGTTAGGAAAGTTGCAGAACCAAGTTGAATTAATTACAACTGATCACGGTGTTCTTCTGCCTACTGAAAAAATTTATGTGAAACTGGTAAAGGCATATCTAGAATCTGGCAAGACTAAGGACTTGGTTGCGTTTCTCATCAAGGCAGAGAAAGAAGATTCCCCTGCTTCTAATGATGATTCAGTCTTAGTTCATGTCATTAATGCATGCATTTCACTTGGGTGGCTTGATCAGGCACATGACCTTCTTGATGAGATGCGGTTGGCTGGGGTTACCACAAGTTCTTCTGTATATGCTTCCCTTCTAAAGTCATATTGTAAAGCTAGTAGAGCAGGAGAGGCTGCATCGCTTCTACGAGATGCTCGTAGAGCAGGGTTCCAACTAGATTCCAGCTGCTACAATGCCTTAATTGAATCCCGAGTTTTGCAAAATGATACTCATGGGGCCCTCAACCTTTTTAAAGAGGCGAAGGATGCTAAAATACATAGAGCTAGTCATCAACAATTTGAGATGTTGGTTAAGGGATGTTCAGAAGGCGGTGAAGCAGGGTTGATGACAAAGCTCTTGCGAGAAATCGAGGATGGCCAGACATTGGATTCTGGGGTTCATGTTTGGAATAATGTAATCCATTTTTTCTGCAGGAAGAAATTGATGCAAGATGCGGAGAGGGCTTTGAAGAAGATGAGGAGCCTGGGACATGCCCCGAATGCTCAAACTTTTCATTCTATGGTGACAGGCTATGCTGCTGTTGGGGGAAAGTATGTGGAGGTGACAGAGCTATGGGGTGAAATGAAAGCTCTTGCTGCAACCACCTCAATGAATTTTGATCAGGAACTCCTGGACTCTGTACTTTATACATTTGTTAGAGGTGGATTTTTTGTTCGGGCCATTGAAGTTGTGGATATGATGGAGAAAGAGAACATGTTCATTGACAAGTACAAGTATCGAACCCTCTTCTTGAAGTACCATAAAACACTTCATAAGGGAAAAGCACCCAAATTCCAGACAGAAGCACAGCTAAGAAAGAGAGAAGCAGCATTAAGCTTCAAGAAGTGGGTGGGTTTGCAGTAAGGAAATTTTGTCTTCCATGTCCTGCCTAGATATAAATTTTTAGATGGTGTTAAGGAGAAGGCAGTGGCATGCCATTCCAGGAAGAACTGGGAATGCATTTCTAACATTTGGCAGAAGGATTTAAATTATATTCCGAGGAATGTTGCATGTGATACCCGCATATCAGGTTGGGCATCTCAATTTCTCATGGTGTAATATTAAGAGATGACAAAACAAAACCCCTGTTACTTCCTCTTGACAACTTTGCCTTGCTTCTATAACACACGGAGCCAACCTTGATTGCTCATTGTGGAAGGCAATATGGCATTGAAAGTCGATGCTTGTTGCTTTCAATTTTCATTGCTGCCTCCATTAGCGTTAAAATGGATATGCCTAGCATCATTGAGCTGTAAATTATTTCTGGCATAttttgttgaatcccacatcggtttaGAAAAGGGAAACGTGCCTCTTGTATGGGTCATAGGCAATCCTCCTCTTGAACTGGCTTTTGGGGTGAGATAGGCGTAgctcaaatttaacatggtatcagagcctcttaTCGATGCTGGGCTTCCCATAAATGTGTCACGCTCCAGCGTGGTTCTAGACATGACGGGTGTGTTAAATCCCACATCGACTTGAGAGTGGTTGTAGACAtgaggggtgtgttgaatcccacatcgactTGAGAGAGGGGATAGCGTGCCCCTTTATGTGGgccataggcaatcctcccTCCCCTTGAACTAGCTTTTGAGTGAGTTAGGTCTGTTCCAAATTGAAGTACACATTTCTTACTTCGAGAACATCTAAGCTAAGAAGAAAGGAACCTCTGTCCGCATTGGACTTTGGTTTATATTGATGCTGCTGATGTTATAATAGGATACAAGGCTACCAGGAAATCAGATAAGTTGGAGTAAGATTGATGTGGTGTAGTGCTGATCTGATTAAATGGTCTATCCATCTAGAGgtaaatattcttttaaaagtTTCTGCTTTTGTagtcgattcaatttaaaattttagtttttcatTAGTTTTCTATTATATGCCTTCATCTAAGTGATCATTTCAATTTTCTGTTATCAATTTTTGGAATTTGAATTATTgcaatttttctattataaagtTGTTGCCAAAGTAATGATGTTATCTAGATTTCAGCATATAAGTGGTGCACTGTTGTAACATATAGGAGTGGCTATAGCAGTTAGCAAGTGGAAGGAACAGTTAGGATCAACTTTAGCAGTAGAATGGACTGTATAAATTCAGATCGAAGGATGGAAGCAGGGATTCCATAACTGATATCAAT
This is a stretch of genomic DNA from Manihot esculenta cultivar AM560-2 chromosome 2, M.esculenta_v8, whole genome shotgun sequence. It encodes these proteins:
- the LOC110609394 gene encoding pentatricopeptide repeat-containing protein At1g03100, mitochondrial isoform X1, whose protein sequence is MLHAWKAAFLPVSGLCLLAPTPTVNSSLFFLFDNGLPCLCLLMGLPCAFRCSITEFACLASLGKQLPHLFAVSFYEESHYLLTKDKKEGQNTSRPEDQGTFFVLQLQHLITGSWLRLPSYSSSGFPVNNCLLAKTMLSIRNLRHGITALSPTVLLSLIVNNEYHCTEIFRHHIRVSSSQRPVCEFMNSSLTNLYMPIVVFGMWDGLNRQMHSLSTPGRAILVQARDPAKLSMEIEKAIDDHRFNDAWKLFEQHSHMEGLPRKSIVNKLLASFAESFDVCWLEKAHGLVEQAIVESKQKLLEKEPLIYLSFSLAKCGLSIPASTIIRRLIEMELYPPVTAWSAIVGHMSQTAPGAYLAAELILEIGYLFQDGRVDPRKKSNAPLIAMKPNTTSVNIALAGCLLFGKTRKAEQLLDMMPHISIKVNATLLITVAHIYERNGRREELKKLKRHVDEAYSLSDIQFRQFYTCLLTCHLKFGDLESASNMVLKMLQKAKEARNSLAAATLLIRDKSKSSTGQFSQESLNLRYGLEKNRSTGVCMISYEEFSKDRNFLKLEAEAKELLGSLLGKLQNQVELITTDHGVLLPTEKIYVKLVKAYLESGKTKDLVAFLIKAEKEDSPASNDDSVLVHVINACISLGWLDQAHDLLDEMRLAGVTTSSSVYASLLKSYCKASRAGEAASLLRDARRAGFQLDSSCYNALIESRVLQNDTHGALNLFKEAKDAKIHRASHQQFEMLVKGCSEGGEAGLMTKLLREIEDGQTLDSGVHVWNNVIHFFCRKKLMQDAERALKKMRSLGHAPNAQTFHSMVTGYAAVGGKYVEVTELWGEMKALAATTSMNFDQELLDSVLYTFVRGGFFVRAIEVVDMMEKENMFIDKYKYRTLFLKYHKTLHKGKAPKFQTEAQLRKREAALSFKKWVGLQ
- the LOC110609394 gene encoding pentatricopeptide repeat-containing protein At1g03100, mitochondrial isoform X2 gives rise to the protein MVCNWTCLHEQEDQLCTAFVTGKQLPHLFAVSFYEESHYLLTKDKKEGQNTSRPEDQGTFFVLQLQHLITGSWLRLPSYSSSGFPVNNCLLAKTMLSIRNLRHGITALSPTVLLSLIVNNEYHCTEIFRHHIRVSSSQRPVCEFMNSSLTNLYMPIVVFGMWDGLNRQMHSLSTPGRAILVQARDPAKLSMEIEKAIDDHRFNDAWKLFEQHSHMEGLPRKSIVNKLLASFAESFDVCWLEKAHGLVEQAIVESKQKLLEKEPLIYLSFSLAKCGLSIPASTIIRRLIEMELYPPVTAWSAIVGHMSQTAPGAYLAAELILEIGYLFQDGRVDPRKKSNAPLIAMKPNTTSVNIALAGCLLFGKTRKAEQLLDMMPHISIKVNATLLITVAHIYERNGRREELKKLKRHVDEAYSLSDIQFRQFYTCLLTCHLKFGDLESASNMVLKMLQKAKEARNSLAAATLLIRDKSKSSTGQFSQESLNLRYGLEKNRSTGVCMISYEEFSKDRNFLKLEAEAKELLGSLLGKLQNQVELITTDHGVLLPTEKIYVKLVKAYLESGKTKDLVAFLIKAEKEDSPASNDDSVLVHVINACISLGWLDQAHDLLDEMRLAGVTTSSSVYASLLKSYCKASRAGEAASLLRDARRAGFQLDSSCYNALIESRVLQNDTHGALNLFKEAKDAKIHRASHQQFEMLVKGCSEGGEAGLMTKLLREIEDGQTLDSGVHVWNNVIHFFCRKKLMQDAERALKKMRSLGHAPNAQTFHSMVTGYAAVGGKYVEVTELWGEMKALAATTSMNFDQELLDSVLYTFVRGGFFVRAIEVVDMMEKENMFIDKYKYRTLFLKYHKTLHKGKAPKFQTEAQLRKREAALSFKKWVGLQ
- the LOC110609394 gene encoding pentatricopeptide repeat-containing protein At1g03100, mitochondrial isoform X4, which codes for MLSIRNLRHGITALSPTVLLSLIVNNEYHCTEIFRHHIRVSSSQRPVCEFMNSSLTNLYMPIVVFGMWDGLNRQMHSLSTPGRAILVQARDPAKLSMEIEKAIDDHRFNDAWKLFEQHSHMEGLPRKSIVNKLLASFAESFDVCWLEKAHGLVEQAIVESKQKLLEKEPLIYLSFSLAKCGLSIPASTIIRRLIEMELYPPVTAWSAIVGHMSQTAPGAYLAAELILEIGYLFQDGRVDPRKKSNAPLIAMKPNTTSVNIALAGCLLFGKTRKAEQLLDMMPHISIKVNATLLITVAHIYERNGRREELKKLKRHVDEAYSLSDIQFRQFYTCLLTCHLKFGDLESASNMVLKMLQKAKEARNSLAAATLLIRDKSKSSTGQFSQESLNLRYGLEKNRSTGVCMISYEEFSKDRNFLKLEAEAKELLGSLLGKLQNQVELITTDHGVLLPTEKIYVKLVKAYLESGKTKDLVAFLIKAEKEDSPASNDDSVLVHVINACISLGWLDQAHDLLDEMRLAGVTTSSSVYASLLKSYCKASRAGEAASLLRDARRAGFQLDSSCYNALIESRVLQNDTHGALNLFKEAKDAKIHRASHQQFEMLVKGCSEGGEAGLMTKLLREIEDGQTLDSGVHVWNNVIHFFCRKKLMQDAERALKKMRSLGHAPNAQTFHSMVTGYAAVGGKYVEVTELWGEMKALAATTSMNFDQELLDSVLYTFVRGGFFVRAIEVVDMMEKENMFIDKYKYRTLFLKYHKTLHKGKAPKFQTEAQLRKREAALSFKKWVGLQ
- the LOC110609394 gene encoding pentatricopeptide repeat-containing protein At1g03100, mitochondrial isoform X3, with the translated sequence MELRLMIGKQLPHLFAVSFYEESHYLLTKDKKEGQNTSRPEDQGTFFVLQLQHLITGSWLRLPSYSSSGFPVNNCLLAKTMLSIRNLRHGITALSPTVLLSLIVNNEYHCTEIFRHHIRVSSSQRPVCEFMNSSLTNLYMPIVVFGMWDGLNRQMHSLSTPGRAILVQARDPAKLSMEIEKAIDDHRFNDAWKLFEQHSHMEGLPRKSIVNKLLASFAESFDVCWLEKAHGLVEQAIVESKQKLLEKEPLIYLSFSLAKCGLSIPASTIIRRLIEMELYPPVTAWSAIVGHMSQTAPGAYLAAELILEIGYLFQDGRVDPRKKSNAPLIAMKPNTTSVNIALAGCLLFGKTRKAEQLLDMMPHISIKVNATLLITVAHIYERNGRREELKKLKRHVDEAYSLSDIQFRQFYTCLLTCHLKFGDLESASNMVLKMLQKAKEARNSLAAATLLIRDKSKSSTGQFSQESLNLRYGLEKNRSTGVCMISYEEFSKDRNFLKLEAEAKELLGSLLGKLQNQVELITTDHGVLLPTEKIYVKLVKAYLESGKTKDLVAFLIKAEKEDSPASNDDSVLVHVINACISLGWLDQAHDLLDEMRLAGVTTSSSVYASLLKSYCKASRAGEAASLLRDARRAGFQLDSSCYNALIESRVLQNDTHGALNLFKEAKDAKIHRASHQQFEMLVKGCSEGGEAGLMTKLLREIEDGQTLDSGVHVWNNVIHFFCRKKLMQDAERALKKMRSLGHAPNAQTFHSMVTGYAAVGGKYVEVTELWGEMKALAATTSMNFDQELLDSVLYTFVRGGFFVRAIEVVDMMEKENMFIDKYKYRTLFLKYHKTLHKGKAPKFQTEAQLRKREAALSFKKWVGLQ